The following are encoded together in the Strongyloides ratti genome assembly S_ratti_ED321, chromosome : 2 genome:
- a CDS encoding Spectrin beta chain, erythrocytic, with amino-acid sequence MDFFKNLKPSDICIELQKVDIEEDMGKNKEYCTEWINNVLQKCSSNYHVEELYNDLKSGIILSDVIYAFTGVKLKLSPESFLNNKPVMIINLLMVIKAMENDGLFLVNSNPIDIYDGKPKIILGLVWQMMLHFDIRNENVQQYHSLSRFSTNYSLLFLLKNKFIEFPQQKKKLINAIIGSIKCLTKIEMTVKSVIESGKCNEIILYWLGEKLYKSYGIKINNFSSDWQSGIAFMALIHMFRPELINMELIKTNSPKFNILLAIKYASKYLGIKNRLKVEDILSETPNDGAIAFYICQFIRIDLKKNRIKSQSVRKLLIENNDTTRQLFPQEFQLLTIDEENNGNVLTDKYNRNFYKPVGNNIHEYHKEYIRDLGENYSLSLLADSCFFETVSSLENLESKKNCGSFTDNNNLVELDDNNSMNIVSYICDNIIFQENEESTNIFYEKSIMYNIEHLSSSTKLEPKHHVESKLSTKDKKILNNSMKDNGIFSEVPEQSVFNYSDVNSYGSIVYETDPEEFEEKCLDYYAEIQNSSGHLDESEKKQFSNFLDSIIVDSCKNILTEEIINLCLMPLFMLPFNKVYEMMNGGETNDNISSDINIIHSHEQESLMASNKLEISEDQQNKINSMIRNIVLDVTKITDDLSYHSNLENKIPEGQLLRKMIERKIKKLFYTVVNPIFQ; translated from the exons atggatttttttaaaaatttaaaaccaAGCGATATTTGTATTGAGTTACAAAAAGTTG atattgaAGAAGATATGGGCAAAAATAAGGAATATTGTACGGAATGGATTAACAATGTACTTCAAAAGTGTAGTAGCAATTATCATGTAGAAGAACTATACAATGATCTTAAGAGTGGAATTATTCTCTCGGATGTAATATATGCATTTACAGGAGTTAAACTTAAATTAAGCCcagaatcttttttaaataataaacctgtaatgataattaatttacttaTGGTTATCAAAGCCATGGAAAATGATggattatttttagttaatagTAATCCTATTGATATTTATGATGGAAAACCAAAAATTATACTAGGATTGGTTTGGCAAATGATGCTTCATTTTGATATTAGAAATGAAAATGTTCAACAATACCATAGTTTATCACGTTTTTCTACAAATTACtcacttttatttttactaaaaaataaatttattgaatttcctcaacaaaagaaaaaattaataaatgcaATTATTGGTTCtattaaatgtttaacaaaaattgaaATGACAGTTAAAAGTGTTATTGAAAGTGGGAAGTGcaatgaaattattttgtattgGTTAGGagaaaaactttataaatcatatggaattaagataaataatttttcaagtGATTGGCAAAGTGGTATTGCTTTTATGGCATTGATTCATATGTTTCGTCCTGAGTTAATTAATATGGAACTTATTAAGACAAATTCtccaaaatttaatattttgttagcTATTAAATAtgcttcaaaatatttaggAATAAAGAACAGATTAAAAGTAGAAGATATCTTGTCTGAGACTCCTAACGATGGTGCAATAGCATTCTACATCTGTCAATTTATAAgaattgatttaaaaaaaaatagaataaagAGTCAAAGTgttagaaaattattaattgaaaataatgatacaACAAGGCAACTTTTTCCTCAAGAATTTCAATTACTGACAAttgatgaagaaaataaCGGAAATGTTTTAACGGATAAGtataatagaaatttttataaacctGTTGGAAATAATATTCATGAATATcataaagaatatattagAGATTTAGGAGAAAATTATAGTTTGTCATTATTGGCAGATAGTTGTTTTTTTGAAACTGTTTCCTCTTTAGAAAATTTggaatctaaaaaaaattgtggtAGTTTTacagataataataatttagttGAATTGGACGACAATAATTCAATGAATATTGTTTCATATATTtgtgataatattatatttcaagaaaatgaagaatctacaaatatattttatgaaaaaagtattatgtATAACATTGAACATCTTTCTTCATCAACGAAATTAGAACCAAAACATCATGTTGAAAGTAAACTTTCAACTAaagataaaaagatattgaaTAATTCAATGAAAGATAATGGAATTTTTAGTGAGGTTCCTGAACAATctgtttttaattattcaGATGTCAATAGTTACGGAAGCATTGTATATGAAACTGATCCTGAAGAATTTGAAGAAAAATGTTTAGATTATTATGCAGAGATACAAAACTCTTCAGGACATCTTGATGAAAGTGagaaaaaacaattttcCAATTTCTTGGATTCAATTATTGTTGATtcatgtaaaaatattttaacagaAGAGATTATCAATTTATGTTTAATGCCTTTGTTTATGTTACCatttaataaagtatatGAAATGATGAATGGTGGTGAaacaaatgataatatttcttccgatataaatattatacattcACATGAGCAAGAATCTCTAATGGCATCTAATAAGTTGGAAATTTCCGAAGATCagcaaaataaaattaattctaTGATTAGAAATATAGTTTTAGATGTCACAAAAATAACTGACGATCTTAGTTATCATtctaatttagaaaataaaataccaGAAGGACAATTACTTAGAAAAATGattgaaagaaaaattaaaaaattattttacacaGTCGTTAATCCAATCTTTCAATAA
- a CDS encoding Tetratricopeptide repeat protein 30B, with amino-acid sequence MPNYHIKDGEYTATIYSLIKDDKYSEVIRILQDELDRTQNNRPALSLLAYCYFYTQDYVLAANCYEQLCNLQPKNQEYRLNLAQSYYNAFQFQDALTAVNMIDDPELAPKVLKLEAAIRFREDDLHNTRILVEQFEEDDLDVEINLACIEFKEKNYKKAMERFQSATFVHGYSPELAYAIALCCYELKDYSQALKYISDIIDKGIRDHPELGIGMVTEGLEVRSVGNTLLLHQTALIEACNLKFAIEYNSRNMTRAAEALTDMPPRSEEELDPITLHNQALIHIESDTSDAFARLQYLLSQNPFPPETFQNLLLLYCKYEYYDLAADVLAENAHLTYKYLSQYIFDYFDAIITQQTSSNDAFNKFDVISNDLIGEIRKATKKAQEFKEAENNKEYKDALDEIEELKNKFIPVLMSQAKIFWDKEEYTKVEKLFRRSVEFVGDDDTFKLNVAHTLFMMDGKLEEAAKFYEPIVKKSFDNILDVSAIVLANLCVCYIMTTQNEEAEELMRKVQREEDIANIKDNDNENGNKKYFHTCIINLVIGTLYCSKGNYEFGIGCIIKAMDPYEKNLSVDTWYYCKRCILSMIENLSKRLLNMRKDVVPNCVTFLEQCEIYGRDISITTDDPLHGVDEMGIKNTVAYEARFLRSLLLTLVEN; translated from the exons ATGCctaattatcatataaaagaTGGTGAATATACAGCAACaatttattcattaattAAAGATGATAAATACTCTGAAGTAATCAGAATATTACAAGATGAATTAGATAGAACACAAAAT AATCGTCCAGCTTTATCACTTTTAgcatattgttatttttatacacaAGATTATGTTTTAGCAGCAAATTGTTATGAACAGTTGTGTAACTTACAACCTAAAAATCAAGAATATAGATTAAATTTAGCACAAAGTTACTATAATGCTTTTCAATTTCAGGATGCTTTAACAGCTGTTAATATg attGATGATCCAGAATTGGCTCCAAAAGTTTTAAAGTTAGAAGCTGCTATAAGATTTAGAGAGGATGATTTACATAACACACGTATACTAGTAGAACAATTTGAAGAAGATGATTTAGAtgttgaaataaatttagcTTGTATagaatttaaagaaaaaaattataaaaaagcaATGGAACGTTTTCAATCAGCTACTTTTGTTCATGGATACTCACCAGAATTGGCTTATGCAATAGCATTATGTTGTTATGAATTAAAAGACTATTCACAagcattaaaatatattagtgatattattgataaaggAATCCGAGATCATCCGGAATTAGGAATTGGAATGGTTACTGAAGGACTTGAGGTACGATCAGTTGGTAATACATTACTTCTCCATCAAACAGCTTTAATTGAGGcatgtaatttaaaatttgccATTGAATATAACTCTAGAAATATGACTAGAGCAGCTGAAGCATTAACGGATATGCCACCAAGAAGTGAAGAAGAATTAGATCCCATAACATTGCATAATCAGGCTCTGATACATATTGAATCAGATACAAGTGATGCATTTGCAAgattacaatatttattatcacaAAATCCTTTTCCTCCAGAAACATTTCagaatcttttattattatattgtaaatatgaatattatgATTTAGCTGCTGATGTTTTAGCTGAGAATGCTCACCtaacatataaatatctttCACAATATATTTTCGATTATTTTGATGCTATTATTACACAACAAACATCTTCTAATGAtgcttttaataaatttgatgTTATATCAAATGATTTAATTGGAGAAATAAGAAAAGCTACCAAAAAAGCACAAGAATTTAAGGAAgctgaaaataataaagaatataaagATGCACTTGATGAAAtagaagaattaaaaaataaatttattccaGTTCTCATGAGTCAggcaaaaatattttgggACAAAGAAGAATACACAAAAGtagaaaaactttttagAAGATCTGTCGAGTTTGTTGGAGATGATGATACATTTAAACTTAATGTTGCACATACACTTTTTATGATGGATGGTAAACTAGAAGAAGCGGCAAAATTTTATGAAccaattgttaaaaaaagttttgataaTATACTTGATGTTAGTGCTATTGTTTTGGCTAATCTTTGTGTATGTTATATTATGACAACACAAAATGAAGAGGCTGAAGAATTGATGAGAAAAGTTCAAAGAGAAGAAGATATAGCTAACATAAAagataatgataatgaaaatggaaataaaaagtattttcatacatgtataattaatttagtTATTGGTACACTATATTGTTCTAAAGGAAATTATGAATTTGGTATTGGTTGTATAATTAAAGCAATGGATCCTTATGAAAAAAATCTTTCTGTTGATACATGGTATTATTGTAAAAGATGTATTTTATCAATGatagaaaatttatcaaaaagacTACTTAATATGAGAAAAGATGTTGTTCCAAATTGTGTTACATTTCTTGAACAGTGTGAGATATATGGAAGAGATATCAGCATTACTACAGATGATCCATTACATGGTGTTGATGAAATGGGAATAAAAAATACAGTTGCTTATGAAGCAAGATTTCTAcgttcattattattaacattagtggaaaattaa